One part of the Phragmites australis chromosome 3, lpPhrAust1.1, whole genome shotgun sequence genome encodes these proteins:
- the LOC133912645 gene encoding vacuolar cation/proton exchanger 2 isoform X1 — protein sequence MMGAEKAGLGSEAEGEELAAAPGAGSPVPARKMQSLDFEHIGSLVAVAKSLSPGSKWRRALTSVRVVIFQAKINVLLPFGPLAVILHYLTGKHQGWVFLFSLIGITPLAERLGYATEQLACYTGPTIGGLLNATFGNATEMIISIYALKNGMIRVVQQSLLGSILSNMLLVLGCAFFAGGLVHSDRDQVFNKASAVVNSGLLLMAVLGLMFPAVLHFTHSEVQYGKSEVALSRFSSCIMLVAYASYLFFQLKSQRSVYSPIGEEEEATEDEEDEKEITQCEAICWLSVLTIWISVLSGYLVDAIQGASESLNMPVAFISVILLPIVGNAAEHASAIMFAMKNKLDITLGVAIGSSTQISMFVIPFCVVIGWIMGQQMDLNFQLFETATLFITVLVVAFMLQEGTSNYFKGLMLILCYLIVAASFFVHVDPNATGDN from the exons ATGATGGGGGCGGAGAAGGCGGGGCTGGGAtccgaggctgagggggaggagctggcggcggcgccgggtgCGGGCTCGCCGGTGCCCGCGAGGAAGATGCAGTCGCTGGACTTCGAGCACATCGGCTCGCTCGTGGCGGTGGCGAAGTCGCTCTCGCCCGGGAGCAAGTGGCGGAGGGCGCTCACCAGCGTGCGCGTCGTCATCTTCCAGGCCAAGATCAACGTGCTCCTCCCCTTCGGCCCGCTCGCCGTCATCCTCCACTACCTCACCGGCAAGCAC CAAGGATGGGTTTTCCTTTTCAGCTTAATCGGCATAACACCGCTGGCCGAGAGATTGGGATATGCAACCGA GCAACTTGCTTGCTACACTGGCCCAACAA TTGGGGGCCTCCTGAATGCTACATTTGGAAATGCAACCGAAATGATTATCTCGATATATGCACTGAAAAACGGGATGATTCGTGTCGTCCAGCAGTCACTACTAGGCTCAATATTGTCAAATATGCTGCTGGTTCTTGGGTGTGCTTTCTTTGCTGGCGGTCTTGTCCATTCTGATAGGGACCAGGTCTTCAATAAG GCATCAGCTGTTGTAAACTCAGGACTGTTATTGATGGCTGTCTTAGGTCTAATGTTCCCAGCAGTGCTTCACTTCACACATTCAGAAGTGCAGTATGGAAAATCTGAAGTAGCTCTTTCAAGGTTTAGTAGCTGCATCATGCTTGTGGCCTATGCTAGCTATCTATTTTTTCAACTAAAGAGCCAACGCAGTGTGTACAGCCCAATTGGTGAA GAAGAAGAGGCCactgaggatgaggaggatgaaAAGGAGATAACACAATGCGAAGCCATCTGCTGGCTTTCTGTACTGACTATTTGGATTTCAGTACTCTCTGGGTACCTAGTAGATGCAATACAG GGCGCATCTGAATCATTAAACATGCCAGTGGCCTTTATTAGTGTTATTCTGCTTCCTATCGTGGGGAACGCTGCTGAACATGCAAGTGCCATTATGTTTGCCATGAAAAACAAATTG GACATTACTTTGGGAGTTGCGATAGGGTCATCAACACAAATCTCCATGTTTGTG ATTCCATTCTGTGTGGTAATTGGCTGGATTATGGGGCAACAAATGGACTTGAATTTCCAATTGTTCGAGACAGCGACTCTCTTTATTACTGTACTGGTGGTGGCATTTATGCTACAG GAAGGCACGTCAAACTATTTCAAAGGCCTTATGCTTATCCTATGCTACCTCATAGTTGCTGCAAGCTTCTTTGTGCATGTTGACCCCAACGCAA CAGGTGACAACTAA
- the LOC133912645 gene encoding vacuolar cation/proton exchanger 2 isoform X2, translating to MMGAEKAGLGSEAEGEELAAAPGAGSPVPARKMQSLDFEHIGSLVAVAKSLSPGSKWRRALTSVRVVIFQAKINVLLPFGPLAVILHYLTGKHQGWVFLFSLIGITPLAERLGYATEQLACYTGPTIGGLLNATFGNATEMIISIYALKNGMIRVVQQSLLGSILSNMLLVLGCAFFAGGLVHSDRDQVFNKASAVVNSGLLLMAVLGLMFPAVLHFTHSEVQYGKSEVALSRFSSCIMLVAYASYLFFQLKSQRSVYSPIGEEEEATEDEEDEKEITQCEAICWLSVLTIWISVLSGYLVDAIQGASESLNMPVAFISVILLPIVGNAAEHASAIMFAMKNKLDITLGVAIGSSTQISMFVIPFCVVIGWIMGQQMDLNFQLFETATLFITVLVVAFMLQEGTSNYFKGLMLILCYLIVAASFFVHVDPNASDN from the exons ATGATGGGGGCGGAGAAGGCGGGGCTGGGAtccgaggctgagggggaggagctggcggcggcgccgggtgCGGGCTCGCCGGTGCCCGCGAGGAAGATGCAGTCGCTGGACTTCGAGCACATCGGCTCGCTCGTGGCGGTGGCGAAGTCGCTCTCGCCCGGGAGCAAGTGGCGGAGGGCGCTCACCAGCGTGCGCGTCGTCATCTTCCAGGCCAAGATCAACGTGCTCCTCCCCTTCGGCCCGCTCGCCGTCATCCTCCACTACCTCACCGGCAAGCAC CAAGGATGGGTTTTCCTTTTCAGCTTAATCGGCATAACACCGCTGGCCGAGAGATTGGGATATGCAACCGA GCAACTTGCTTGCTACACTGGCCCAACAA TTGGGGGCCTCCTGAATGCTACATTTGGAAATGCAACCGAAATGATTATCTCGATATATGCACTGAAAAACGGGATGATTCGTGTCGTCCAGCAGTCACTACTAGGCTCAATATTGTCAAATATGCTGCTGGTTCTTGGGTGTGCTTTCTTTGCTGGCGGTCTTGTCCATTCTGATAGGGACCAGGTCTTCAATAAG GCATCAGCTGTTGTAAACTCAGGACTGTTATTGATGGCTGTCTTAGGTCTAATGTTCCCAGCAGTGCTTCACTTCACACATTCAGAAGTGCAGTATGGAAAATCTGAAGTAGCTCTTTCAAGGTTTAGTAGCTGCATCATGCTTGTGGCCTATGCTAGCTATCTATTTTTTCAACTAAAGAGCCAACGCAGTGTGTACAGCCCAATTGGTGAA GAAGAAGAGGCCactgaggatgaggaggatgaaAAGGAGATAACACAATGCGAAGCCATCTGCTGGCTTTCTGTACTGACTATTTGGATTTCAGTACTCTCTGGGTACCTAGTAGATGCAATACAG GGCGCATCTGAATCATTAAACATGCCAGTGGCCTTTATTAGTGTTATTCTGCTTCCTATCGTGGGGAACGCTGCTGAACATGCAAGTGCCATTATGTTTGCCATGAAAAACAAATTG GACATTACTTTGGGAGTTGCGATAGGGTCATCAACACAAATCTCCATGTTTGTG ATTCCATTCTGTGTGGTAATTGGCTGGATTATGGGGCAACAAATGGACTTGAATTTCCAATTGTTCGAGACAGCGACTCTCTTTATTACTGTACTGGTGGTGGCATTTATGCTACAG GAAGGCACGTCAAACTATTTCAAAGGCCTTATGCTTATCCTATGCTACCTCATAGTTGCTGCAAGCTTCTTTGTGCATGTTGACCCCAACGCAA GTGACAACTAA